The Paenibacillus uliginis N3/975 genome has a window encoding:
- a CDS encoding ketopantoate reductase family protein, giving the protein MTIHIIGAGSLGLLYGGRLAASGADVTFWCRSKEQAEQLRSNGITVIREQDSIHVPSESFQAEPISRYHEIGGAGEDDYIFLMVKQTGITKVVEELFAPYSSKHRRLLCFQNGTGHMERLRRELPAWTLYAAVTTEGAKRSGLSEVTHAGQGSTWVGQAGSSFSDDEKADPSEGSESEKALAVQLERAGFDVFLSKELDIMIYRKLLMNAVINPLTAVWRIPNGELLESEERMHLMKELYEEGIAVYSACNIPWETDLWEQILQVCQATSGNTSSMLKDVLEGRTTEVSSINGSIVRMAERVGVSTPVHRLLWRLIEGIHV; this is encoded by the coding sequence ATGACTATTCATATTATTGGCGCAGGTTCACTGGGGCTGTTATACGGAGGCAGACTTGCTGCCAGCGGAGCGGATGTAACTTTTTGGTGCCGCAGTAAGGAGCAGGCTGAGCAGCTGCGCTCAAACGGAATTACGGTTATAAGGGAGCAAGATTCAATTCATGTTCCGTCTGAATCTTTCCAGGCAGAGCCAATCTCAAGATATCATGAGATTGGAGGGGCGGGTGAAGATGATTATATATTTCTGATGGTCAAACAGACGGGAATAACTAAAGTGGTTGAAGAACTGTTTGCTCCTTATTCGTCGAAACACCGGAGACTCCTATGTTTTCAGAACGGAACGGGTCACATGGAAAGGTTGAGACGAGAGCTGCCTGCCTGGACACTATATGCTGCAGTGACGACTGAAGGCGCAAAGCGAAGCGGACTTTCGGAAGTCACGCATGCCGGACAGGGGTCAACCTGGGTTGGACAAGCGGGGAGTTCTTTTTCGGATGATGAGAAGGCAGATCCTTCTGAGGGAAGCGAATCTGAAAAAGCGCTCGCTGTTCAGCTGGAAAGAGCAGGATTTGACGTTTTTTTGTCGAAAGAATTGGATATCATGATCTATCGGAAATTGTTGATGAATGCTGTGATCAATCCATTAACCGCCGTATGGCGGATTCCGAACGGGGAGCTTCTGGAATCTGAGGAGCGTATGCACCTTATGAAGGAACTCTATGAAGAAGGTATTGCCGTATATTCGGCTTGCAATATTCCCTGGGAGACCGACCTGTGGGAGCAGATACTTCAGGTGTGTCAAGCAACTTCGGGTAACACGTCCTCGATGCTCAAGGACGTCCTGGAAGGACGTACAACAGAAGTTTCATCGATAAACGGAAGTATAGTCCGTATGGCGGAACGTGTTGGTGTATCCACACCGGTCCACCGTCTTTTATGGCGGCTGATAGAAGGTATTCATGTTTAG
- a CDS encoding DUF2626 family protein — protein sequence MARMFRVLGFFTLTIGLMAFAGGLVEMALLFFLQTAFFVILGYLNFTERTYILLFWAYMIVTFTGFSYWTIFEMGLPL from the coding sequence GTGGCACGCATGTTTCGAGTACTCGGTTTTTTCACACTGACCATCGGTTTGATGGCTTTTGCCGGGGGCTTGGTTGAAATGGCTCTGCTCTTCTTCCTGCAGACGGCGTTTTTCGTGATTCTGGGATATTTGAACTTCACGGAGAGAACCTATATTCTTCTCTTCTGGGCTTATATGATCGTGACCTTTACCGGCTTCAGCTATTGGACGATCTTCGAAATGGGCCTACCACTCTAA
- a CDS encoding RsfA family transcriptional regulator translates to MSAVRQDAWSVEDDLILAEVTLRHIREGSTQLAAFEEVGERIGRTSAACGFRWNSCVRKKYEEAISLAKSQRQKRSYYKKQPTSAGPQVAGLVHAEFEQESYKSEGASEETLSIDAVIRFLRQWKGGLQESGRQYKMLERNLREKEEELAKLRGENARLLKEVSEVKTDYHVVNDDYKALIQIMDRARRLAFLNEEEEELKTRFKMDANGNLERIE, encoded by the coding sequence ATGTCAGCAGTGAGACAGGATGCATGGAGCGTAGAGGATGATTTGATTTTAGCGGAGGTGACCCTTCGTCACATTCGGGAAGGCAGTACACAGTTAGCAGCATTTGAAGAGGTCGGAGAACGGATTGGCCGGACATCAGCTGCCTGTGGATTCAGGTGGAACAGCTGTGTGCGCAAGAAATACGAGGAAGCGATTAGTTTGGCGAAATCTCAACGTCAAAAACGAAGCTATTACAAGAAACAGCCAACATCTGCAGGACCTCAAGTGGCAGGTTTGGTCCATGCTGAATTCGAGCAGGAGAGCTATAAGAGTGAGGGAGCCAGTGAAGAAACACTTTCTATCGATGCGGTAATCCGGTTCCTCCGCCAATGGAAGGGTGGACTGCAGGAAAGCGGACGCCAGTACAAAATGCTTGAGAGAAATCTGCGTGAGAAGGAAGAAGAACTGGCTAAACTCCGAGGAGAGAATGCTCGTCTATTGAAAGAAGTTAGTGAAGTGAAGACAGACTATCATGTCGTCAATGATGACTACAAGGCATTGATTCAAATTATGGATCGGGCTAGAAGACTTGCTTTCTTAAATGAAGAGGAAGAAGAGCTCAAGACCCGTTTCAAAATGGATGCAAACGGTAATCTCGAACGAATTGAATAG
- a CDS encoding coiled-coil domain-containing protein → MIAHKPRLYIILLLCMLLIIGTAVGPKTAFALPETTAVDSEEARKLLEDSLSIVEIDHEIERIGKRQKELEQIQSSLETKISNIELQIQERQEQAGIVLRAYYMGERESLLNLLLSAQSLTGFFRILDFYDLIIQNDQAILRAYNQQYKELVSAQMKASRNAAQLTEVKDNLVKQRARVLALEEQVNGALASSSNPQAMAKLIEEFTLYWENVGIYEVKRHFQALAGAMNNLPTFIQGSKNMLKTNGKEYTININENDLNEFLRSENELFNTFAFHFDDGKISAEGESGNLSLLIEGRYTIINDPENAIMFQIDKLVFNRIELPDTTRQALQNEFDMNFYPKQLVSFLKATEVSTDNKVLYVKLELDM, encoded by the coding sequence TTGATTGCGCATAAACCACGCCTATACATAATACTTCTCCTCTGCATGCTGCTTATCATTGGTACCGCTGTAGGTCCCAAAACCGCATTTGCTCTTCCTGAGACGACAGCAGTCGACTCGGAAGAAGCACGAAAGCTGCTTGAGGACAGCCTATCTATTGTGGAAATCGATCATGAGATCGAACGAATCGGAAAGAGACAAAAAGAGCTTGAACAAATCCAAAGCTCTCTGGAGACCAAAATATCAAACATCGAACTGCAAATCCAAGAACGCCAAGAACAGGCCGGTATCGTTCTAAGGGCTTACTATATGGGAGAACGTGAAAGTCTGCTCAACCTGCTTCTGTCTGCACAAAGTCTAACCGGATTTTTCAGAATACTGGATTTTTACGATCTGATTATACAAAATGACCAAGCCATCTTAAGAGCTTACAATCAACAGTATAAAGAGCTTGTGTCTGCTCAAATGAAAGCTTCCCGTAATGCAGCCCAGCTGACGGAAGTTAAAGATAACCTTGTCAAGCAGAGAGCGCGTGTGCTGGCACTGGAGGAACAGGTGAATGGGGCACTTGCTTCCAGCAGCAATCCCCAGGCTATGGCTAAGTTAATCGAGGAATTTACGTTGTATTGGGAGAACGTCGGTATCTATGAGGTTAAACGCCACTTTCAGGCTCTGGCTGGTGCTATGAATAACCTCCCTACCTTTATCCAGGGCAGCAAGAATATGCTTAAGACGAACGGAAAAGAATATACGATTAACATTAATGAAAATGATTTAAATGAATTTTTGAGGTCAGAGAATGAATTGTTTAACACCTTTGCATTTCATTTTGACGATGGAAAAATATCTGCCGAGGGAGAAAGCGGTAACTTATCACTTCTCATTGAAGGACGTTACACCATCATAAATGATCCCGAGAACGCTATAATGTTTCAGATCGACAAGCTTGTATTCAATCGGATCGAACTGCCTGATACGACTAGGCAAGCACTCCAGAACGAGTTCGATATGAACTTTTATCCCAAACAGCTCGTTTCCTTCCTAAAGGCAACGGAGGTTAGCACTGATAATAAGGTCCTGTATGTTAAACTTGAGCTCGACATGTAA
- a CDS encoding DUF3397 domain-containing protein: MDLLIIMSVVPVIPFILVYLIVTLRKKDKRQAMKLAMDVTTVFLLISVSALFNNLFQTKFGFYLILLLLLITAGLIGGAQNRWKGRVDGKRLLRVVWRLAFVTMSISYIIFTFFGLVQYIFKVM; encoded by the coding sequence ATGGATCTTCTCATTATTATGAGTGTTGTACCCGTCATACCTTTCATTCTGGTTTACTTGATCGTTACTCTGCGCAAGAAAGACAAGAGACAGGCGATGAAACTTGCAATGGATGTAACTACTGTGTTTTTATTAATTTCCGTATCCGCTCTGTTTAATAACTTGTTCCAAACCAAATTCGGGTTTTACTTAATTCTTCTTCTACTCCTAATAACGGCGGGATTGATCGGGGGGGCTCAAAACCGTTGGAAGGGGCGGGTTGACGGAAAGCGATTGCTGCGTGTCGTTTGGCGTCTAGCATTTGTAACGATGAGCATAAGTTACATAATTTTTACATTTTTCGGATTGGTCCAATACATATTTAAAGTCATGTAA